A window of the Streptomyces sp. HUAS 15-9 genome harbors these coding sequences:
- a CDS encoding YciI family protein, whose translation MEFLCYHRDRPGSLPLRDELLEEHWSYMDRYAKEMIARGPTFADDDTVTGSLHILDLPDAAAARAFAFEEPNYQAGVYRDVLLRRWRNMLGRTMWDFPGGRSGGSRYLVLGLGTGQAADLAVPPDQEELIAYGPLLSDDGAAWLGTAALVRAPDPKTARAILTAERYADIEVHDWEFGGRRS comes from the coding sequence ATGGAGTTCCTCTGCTACCACCGCGACAGGCCCGGCTCCCTGCCGTTGCGCGACGAACTGCTGGAAGAGCACTGGTCCTACATGGACCGGTATGCCAAGGAGATGATCGCCCGGGGTCCGACCTTCGCCGACGACGACACCGTCACCGGAAGCTTGCACATCCTCGATCTGCCCGATGCCGCCGCCGCTCGTGCGTTCGCCTTCGAGGAACCGAACTATCAGGCAGGCGTCTACCGGGACGTGCTGCTGCGGCGGTGGCGCAACATGCTGGGGCGCACCATGTGGGACTTCCCCGGTGGCCGGAGCGGCGGCAGCCGGTACCTGGTCCTCGGACTCGGTACGGGGCAGGCCGCCGACCTCGCGGTGCCGCCCGATCAGGAGGAGCTGATCGCCTACGGGCCGCTGCTGTCCGACGACGGCGCCGCCTGGCTGGGCACGGCGGCGTTGGTCCGGGCGCCCGATCCAAAGACGGCGCGCGCCATCCTGACGGCGGAGCGGTACGCCGATATCGAGGTGCACGACTGGGAGTTCGGCGGGCGGCGGTCATGA
- a CDS encoding ScbA/BarX family gamma-butyrolactone biosynthesis protein: MGLPTSQSTVELPALPRLTTTVPREYVHRASLAEVFLTGCTAQDDLRFSLTGQWPRAHTLFTSPDGSSHDPLLTAETFRQAGMFLAHAELGVPLHHRFVLGDINYTTALQNLRIALSPTDFDLEARCTEVTWRRGMASWLQLELSIRRQGNVVAHGSGSFCVIQQGVYKRLRAARKPWSGPAFDIQADRAPLPPATVGRGSTADVVLTATDSPTSWLLTPRLDHPILFDHADDHLPGMVLLEGARQAASALVAPRTMTPASASSSFRRYVELDRPCWIDITRVSPESGGMMTVEVTGRQDDETVFTSTITGPVG, encoded by the coding sequence ATGGGTCTGCCTACCAGCCAGAGCACAGTCGAACTGCCCGCACTGCCTCGACTCACCACGACGGTCCCCAGGGAATACGTCCACCGCGCGAGCCTCGCGGAGGTCTTCCTCACGGGCTGCACGGCCCAGGACGACCTGAGGTTCTCCCTCACGGGTCAGTGGCCCCGGGCGCACACACTCTTCACCAGCCCCGACGGGAGCAGCCACGATCCTCTGCTCACCGCAGAGACGTTTCGCCAGGCCGGCATGTTCCTCGCCCACGCGGAGCTCGGCGTGCCGCTCCACCACCGCTTCGTGCTGGGCGACATCAACTACACGACGGCCCTGCAGAACCTGCGGATCGCGCTCAGCCCGACGGACTTCGACCTCGAGGCCAGGTGCACGGAGGTCACCTGGCGCCGGGGCATGGCCAGTTGGCTGCAGCTGGAGCTGTCCATCCGGCGCCAGGGCAACGTGGTGGCACACGGCTCCGGCAGCTTCTGCGTGATCCAGCAGGGCGTCTACAAGCGGCTGCGCGCGGCCCGCAAGCCGTGGTCGGGCCCCGCCTTCGACATCCAGGCGGACCGCGCCCCGCTCCCACCGGCGACCGTGGGCCGCGGCTCCACTGCCGATGTGGTGCTGACAGCCACCGACTCGCCCACCAGCTGGCTGCTCACGCCGCGCCTCGACCACCCGATCCTCTTCGACCACGCCGACGACCATCTGCCCGGCATGGTCCTGCTGGAGGGCGCACGGCAGGCGGCCTCCGCCCTGGTGGCGCCCCGGACGATGACTCCGGCCAGCGCGTCCAGCTCGTTCCGCCGCTACGTCGAACTCGACCGGCCCTGCTGGATCGACATCACGCGGGTGTCCCCCGAGAGCGGCGGAATGATGACCGTGGAGGTCACCGGCCGTCAGGACGACGAGACGGTGTTCACCTCGACGATCACCGGACCGGTCGGATGA
- a CDS encoding ScbR family autoregulator-binding transcription factor: protein MVKQVRAARTRQALILAAAEVFADEGYALATLPVISKRAGVSTGALHFHFPSKDALAREVEGAAADSIEKMAERCLSSADTLLQSLVNATCRLLAAVATDPVVRAGFKLGTDPSRNSGAGVPQWWCAWVHDLVVQAQDAGELATDVAPEDAAAAVVAATVGFEALGEVDGEWLSRERVARFWSFILPRMAASPQKISVKPVKSMGEPDSE, encoded by the coding sequence ATGGTCAAACAGGTGCGCGCGGCCCGTACGCGCCAGGCCCTCATCCTCGCGGCGGCCGAGGTCTTCGCCGACGAGGGGTACGCGCTGGCCACCCTGCCCGTGATCAGCAAGCGCGCGGGAGTGAGCACCGGCGCCCTGCACTTCCACTTCCCCAGCAAGGACGCGCTGGCCAGGGAGGTGGAGGGGGCCGCGGCGGACTCCATCGAGAAGATGGCCGAACGCTGTCTGTCCTCGGCCGACACCCTGTTGCAGTCACTCGTGAACGCCACCTGCCGGCTGCTCGCCGCCGTGGCCACCGACCCCGTCGTGAGGGCGGGCTTCAAGCTGGGCACCGACCCGTCGCGCAACAGCGGGGCGGGGGTGCCGCAGTGGTGGTGCGCCTGGGTCCACGATCTCGTCGTCCAGGCGCAGGACGCCGGGGAGCTGGCGACCGACGTCGCGCCCGAGGACGCGGCGGCGGCCGTCGTCGCGGCGACCGTGGGCTTCGAGGCGCTCGGCGAGGTGGACGGCGAGTGGCTGTCGAGGGAACGGGTGGCCCGGTTCTGGTCGTTCATCCTGCCGCGCATGGCGGCCTCGCCGCAGAAGATCTCGGTCAAGCCGGTCAAGTCCATGGGTGAGCCCGACAGCGAGTGA
- a CDS encoding HAD family phosphatase, whose amino-acid sequence MSHPALSTLRLAAVNIDGVLLNDTFSPVMHRLVAAQGVEYTPELERALLSRPQLEAAQVFVEVTGTSATPLEVLGAYFAERERYLREQPVRLLDGAVALLERLRALGLDLVCYGGLDESHFQRHLGPWAAYFSEPGYICTNAFRPGIREITRDFFSLAPHQALFIDDAASVAEKARELDVPFIGHPSPFAHGFQQELMRRAGVRYLVRELAAIDEAMLRALDAEAAGRTVWRHGEPTPPQPAAEAPGARS is encoded by the coding sequence GTGTCCCACCCCGCACTGAGCACGCTCCGGCTGGCCGCCGTCAACATCGACGGCGTCCTGCTGAACGACACCTTCAGCCCGGTCATGCACCGGCTCGTCGCCGCCCAGGGAGTCGAGTACACGCCTGAACTCGAGCGGGCCCTGCTCTCCCGGCCGCAACTCGAGGCCGCCCAGGTGTTCGTGGAGGTCACCGGCACCAGCGCCACTCCGCTGGAGGTGCTTGGCGCCTACTTCGCGGAACGCGAGCGCTACCTTCGTGAGCAGCCCGTACGGCTGCTCGACGGAGCGGTCGCCCTGCTGGAGCGGCTGCGTGCGCTCGGCCTGGACCTCGTGTGCTACGGCGGACTGGACGAGAGTCACTTCCAGCGTCATCTCGGGCCGTGGGCCGCGTACTTCAGCGAGCCGGGCTACATCTGCACCAACGCCTTCCGGCCCGGCATCCGCGAGATCACCCGCGACTTCTTCTCCCTCGCCCCCCACCAGGCGCTCTTCATCGACGACGCGGCCTCCGTCGCCGAGAAGGCCAGGGAATTGGACGTGCCCTTCATCGGACACCCCAGCCCCTTCGCGCACGGATTCCAGCAAGAGCTCATGCGGCGGGCCGGAGTCCGGTACCTGGTGCGGGAGTTGGCCGCGATCGACGAGGCGATGCTGCGAGCCCTCGACGCCGAGGCCGCCGGGCGCACCGTGTGGCGGCACGGCGAACCGACCCCGCCGCAGCCGGCCGCCGAGGCGCCGGGGGCGCGGTCATGA
- a CDS encoding DUF6009 family protein, translating into MSALIGEDEIIHEVDFVWLEDITELDYVRQSLDRLPTRKGRPAYHRDGRMVGYALLGPSAKPSRSSGTFRRRVFWLLPHDRDAVPDGLYATGAPAEAVDPRTLAPGKKGRKTERSEGGPTSPEVREGGLTLPL; encoded by the coding sequence ATGAGCGCCCTCATAGGAGAGGACGAGATCATCCACGAGGTCGACTTCGTCTGGCTCGAGGACATCACGGAACTGGACTACGTACGCCAGAGTCTGGACCGGTTGCCCACCCGCAAGGGCAGGCCCGCCTACCACCGCGACGGACGTATGGTCGGCTACGCCCTGCTCGGTCCCAGCGCCAAGCCGTCGCGGTCCTCAGGCACCTTCCGGCGCCGGGTGTTCTGGCTGCTGCCGCACGACCGGGACGCCGTGCCCGACGGGCTGTACGCGACCGGGGCGCCGGCCGAGGCCGTGGACCCGCGCACGCTGGCACCGGGCAAGAAGGGGCGCAAGACGGAGCGTTCGGAGGGCGGACCGACCTCACCGGAGGTACGGGAGGGCGGGCTGACGCTGCCGCTGTAG
- a CDS encoding SRPBCC family protein produces MPSERGHSAQHTVSVAAPAGVVYGMLADAVRWPVFLSSHVHVERMDFDGVTEHLRMWDVTADHVRSSRTRRVLKPQSRSIEFEQQDTFWPDAPTTGAWTVQAQDDASSLVTLRHDLPPAGPYRSTAHDPEAELRAQLDGVREMAEHWEKLDELLLSFEDNVLVDGPFELVYDFLYRIENWAETVPHVEWTSVTEDQPGVQLAAMDTCAEETGETVTVEAVRLCFPHAGRIVFKETVTPELIAAHAGEWYLLPEESGVRVGCTHHVLLREEAVAPVLGEEATLADARRYVREWLGRASTEALGLAKWHAESAVRRLR; encoded by the coding sequence ATGCCGTCCGAACGAGGGCACTCGGCCCAGCACACCGTCTCCGTCGCCGCCCCCGCCGGTGTCGTCTACGGCATGCTCGCCGACGCCGTGCGCTGGCCGGTGTTCCTCTCCTCCCACGTCCACGTCGAGCGGATGGACTTCGACGGGGTCACCGAGCACCTGCGCATGTGGGACGTGACGGCCGACCACGTCCGGTCCTCCCGCACCCGACGGGTGCTCAAACCGCAGTCGCGGTCCATCGAGTTCGAGCAGCAGGACACCTTCTGGCCGGACGCGCCCACCACCGGCGCCTGGACCGTGCAGGCCCAGGACGACGCGAGCTCCCTGGTCACCCTGCGGCACGACCTGCCGCCGGCCGGCCCCTACCGGTCCACCGCCCACGACCCCGAGGCCGAACTCAGGGCCCAGCTGGACGGGGTCCGGGAGATGGCCGAGCACTGGGAGAAACTCGACGAACTGCTGCTGTCCTTCGAGGACAACGTGCTGGTGGACGGACCCTTCGAGCTCGTCTACGACTTCCTCTACCGGATCGAGAACTGGGCCGAGACCGTCCCGCACGTCGAGTGGACCAGCGTCACCGAGGACCAGCCGGGCGTGCAGCTCGCCGCCATGGACACCTGTGCCGAGGAGACCGGTGAGACCGTCACCGTCGAGGCCGTACGCCTGTGCTTCCCGCACGCCGGGCGGATCGTCTTCAAGGAGACGGTCACGCCCGAACTGATCGCGGCGCACGCCGGTGAGTGGTACCTGCTGCCCGAAGAGTCCGGGGTGCGGGTCGGCTGCACCCACCACGTTCTGCTCAGGGAAGAGGCCGTGGCCCCGGTCCTGGGCGAGGAAGCCACCCTTGCGGACGCCCGCCGGTATGTGCGCGAGTGGCTGGGCCGCGCGAGCACCGAAGCGCTGGGCCTGGCCAAGTGGCACGCGGAGAGCGCCGTCCGCCGTCTGCGATGA
- a CDS encoding AfsR/SARP family transcriptional regulator has product MDIDILGTLAVREKGVSITPTAPKPRQVLALLALDADQVVHVDTLSEELWGAKPPRSARPTLQTYILQLRELITVALESGDAEEGRSAKDVLLTVPGGYLLKSGGGTSDVREFERLAGMGYRAMDAEDYPGAAQRLREALELWTGPALADVQAGTHLETQIKRLEESRLCALDQRIEADLRLGRHRELLAELTVLVSRYPTHESLCGQYMLALYRSGRRGEALDAYQRLRATLVRTLGLEPSPALGKLQRSILMAGPEGVVPPASGPGRLTAIG; this is encoded by the coding sequence GTGGACATCGACATACTCGGCACACTCGCCGTGCGGGAGAAGGGCGTCTCCATCACCCCGACGGCACCCAAACCGCGCCAGGTGTTAGCCCTGCTCGCGCTCGACGCCGACCAGGTCGTGCACGTGGACACACTCAGCGAGGAGCTCTGGGGCGCCAAGCCGCCCCGCAGCGCCCGCCCCACGCTGCAGACCTACATCCTGCAACTGCGCGAGCTGATCACCGTAGCCCTGGAGAGCGGGGACGCGGAAGAGGGCCGTTCGGCCAAGGACGTCCTGCTGACCGTGCCCGGCGGCTATCTGCTCAAGAGCGGCGGAGGCACCAGCGACGTCCGCGAGTTCGAGCGGCTGGCCGGCATGGGATACCGGGCGATGGACGCCGAGGACTACCCCGGCGCCGCCCAGCGGCTGCGCGAGGCCCTCGAGCTGTGGACCGGCCCCGCCCTCGCCGACGTACAGGCCGGAACCCATCTGGAGACGCAGATCAAACGGCTCGAGGAGAGCCGGCTGTGCGCGCTGGACCAGCGCATCGAGGCCGATCTGCGGCTCGGCCGGCACCGTGAGCTGCTCGCGGAACTGACCGTGCTCGTCAGCCGGTACCCCACCCACGAGAGCCTGTGCGGCCAGTACATGCTGGCCCTGTACCGCTCCGGCCGCCGCGGCGAGGCGCTGGACGCCTACCAGCGGCTGCGCGCCACCCTGGTCCGCACCCTGGGTCTCGAGCCGTCGCCCGCACTGGGCAAGCTGCAGCGCTCCATCCTCATGGCCGGGCCGGAGGGCGTCGTACCGCCCGCCTCCGGGCCCGGACGGCTCACGGCCATCGGCTGA
- a CDS encoding SDR family NAD(P)-dependent oxidoreductase translates to MTGAGTAPLAGKVVLITGASSGIGAAAGRVFARQGAVVVLTARREDRLRDLVAQLRGKGAEASYHAMDVRRGEQVERAVRHTIERYGRLDAAFNNAGVGVEKVPLHLLEDEAYELVMETNVRGVWNCMRHEITAMVQGGGGAIVNTSSVGGLVASSTAAPYIASKHAVIGLTKAAAVEYAAHRIRVNTIAPGLTRSEMVDEWFAVSPAAAEKAYRSAPQGRAAEPEEVAETAAWLCSDRASFVTGATLPVDGGRTAW, encoded by the coding sequence ATGACCGGGGCGGGCACCGCACCGCTGGCGGGCAAGGTCGTCCTCATCACCGGCGCCAGCAGTGGCATCGGAGCCGCGGCGGGGCGGGTGTTCGCGCGGCAGGGAGCCGTTGTCGTGCTGACGGCCCGGCGCGAGGACCGGCTCAGGGACCTTGTCGCCCAACTGCGCGGCAAGGGTGCCGAGGCGAGCTATCACGCCATGGACGTGCGCCGCGGCGAACAGGTCGAGCGGGCCGTACGGCACACCATCGAGCGCTACGGCCGCCTGGACGCCGCGTTCAACAACGCCGGCGTCGGGGTGGAGAAGGTGCCGCTGCACCTCCTGGAGGACGAGGCGTACGAACTGGTCATGGAGACGAACGTGCGCGGCGTGTGGAACTGCATGCGTCACGAGATCACGGCCATGGTGCAGGGCGGGGGAGGAGCGATCGTGAACACCAGCAGTGTGGGCGGGCTGGTCGCCTCCTCCACGGCCGCCCCCTACATCGCCTCCAAGCACGCGGTGATCGGGCTCACCAAGGCCGCGGCCGTGGAGTACGCGGCCCACCGGATCCGGGTCAACACCATCGCCCCCGGCCTGACCCGCTCGGAGATGGTCGACGAGTGGTTCGCCGTGTCGCCCGCGGCGGCCGAGAAGGCCTATCGGTCCGCGCCACAGGGGCGGGCCGCGGAGCCGGAGGAAGTGGCGGAGACCGCCGCGTGGCTGTGCAGTGACAGGGCGAGCTTCGTCACCGGCGCGACACTGCCGGTGGATGGGGGCCGCACCGCCTGGTGA
- a CDS encoding ScbR family autoregulator-binding transcription factor — protein sequence MAQQERAVRTRRAVIEAAATVFAERGYTAATIAEILERAGVTKGALYFHFDSKEALARGVIGAQIENDYWVPRELKLQEWVDIGMTLAHQIPLDVILLAGIRLSGDMQGRDLFGSAWPAWIGLSTKLLTEAKERGEVLPHVVPQETAECFLGSWLGTQMFSEANSNWADLSERVSVLYNHMLPAIATPAALIRLDTAPDRGARVIKEAERVRQAALAASEA from the coding sequence GTGGCACAGCAAGAGCGTGCGGTACGGACCCGTCGTGCTGTTATCGAGGCCGCAGCCACCGTCTTCGCCGAACGCGGGTACACGGCGGCGACCATCGCGGAGATCCTCGAACGGGCCGGAGTGACGAAGGGCGCCCTGTACTTCCACTTCGACTCCAAGGAGGCCCTGGCGCGCGGTGTGATCGGAGCCCAGATCGAGAACGACTACTGGGTGCCGCGCGAGCTGAAGCTCCAGGAGTGGGTGGACATCGGCATGACGCTGGCCCATCAGATCCCCCTGGACGTCATCCTGCTGGCGGGCATACGCCTCTCCGGCGACATGCAGGGGCGTGACCTGTTCGGCAGTGCGTGGCCGGCCTGGATCGGGCTGTCGACCAAGCTGCTGACCGAGGCCAAGGAGCGTGGCGAGGTTCTGCCCCACGTCGTCCCCCAGGAGACGGCCGAATGCTTCCTCGGGTCCTGGCTGGGGACGCAGATGTTCTCCGAGGCGAACTCCAACTGGGCGGACCTCAGCGAACGGGTCTCCGTCCTGTACAACCACATGCTGCCGGCCATCGCCACACCCGCGGCACTGATCCGGCTGGACACGGCGCCCGACAGAGGCGCCCGGGTCATCAAGGAAGCCGAGCGTGTCCGGCAGGCCGCGCTCGCGGCTTCCGAGGCCTGA
- a CDS encoding 4'-phosphopantetheinyl transferase family protein codes for MVNGPEDRAGQGHQAVSGPVDVTAPLPSPLHLAGPEGPWEPVSDAVDSTGVAVVHTTWGEWLTVTLLDPRLRALLGHDWPRYRQTRASAGRLRFAVSRLVMKYTAGAVLQVPPDALDLAYKPGGRPHLRGLGEELELSLAHTDELIVVGVSGTGPIGVDAEPADRQAPFELLGEYVCTPEEAAALAALPEAERTLRLLQLWTLKEAYTKALGQGMRRRFAAFGFRRDGEGRITLAEDSEGARAWVFAAHLVQGRYLVSVAHRPARAARQVPSYDAAEFAEAGPPAAGVPGFPGRWRPGDR; via the coding sequence GTGGTGAACGGGCCCGAGGACCGCGCCGGACAAGGGCACCAGGCCGTGAGCGGCCCGGTGGACGTCACAGCGCCCCTGCCGTCGCCGCTGCACCTCGCCGGTCCCGAGGGGCCCTGGGAGCCGGTGTCCGACGCGGTCGATTCCACCGGGGTCGCCGTGGTGCACACGACCTGGGGCGAGTGGCTCACCGTGACCCTGCTCGACCCGCGGCTGCGCGCGCTGCTCGGCCACGACTGGCCGCGCTACCGGCAGACCCGCGCCAGCGCCGGGCGGCTGCGCTTCGCCGTCTCCCGCCTGGTCATGAAGTACACGGCCGGGGCGGTGCTCCAAGTGCCCCCCGACGCCCTCGACCTCGCCTACAAGCCCGGCGGACGGCCCCATCTGCGCGGGCTCGGCGAGGAGCTCGAGCTGAGCCTCGCGCACACCGACGAGCTGATCGTGGTCGGTGTCAGCGGCACGGGCCCGATAGGGGTGGACGCCGAACCGGCCGACCGGCAGGCGCCGTTCGAGCTGCTGGGCGAGTACGTGTGCACGCCCGAGGAGGCGGCCGCGCTCGCCGCGCTGCCCGAGGCCGAGCGCACCCTCAGGCTGCTGCAGCTGTGGACGCTGAAGGAGGCCTACACCAAGGCCCTCGGCCAGGGCATGCGGCGCCGCTTCGCCGCGTTCGGGTTCCGCCGCGACGGCGAGGGGCGCATCACCCTGGCGGAGGACTCGGAGGGCGCCCGTGCATGGGTGTTCGCCGCCCATCTCGTCCAGGGACGCTACCTCGTGAGCGTCGCCCACCGCCCGGCGCGGGCCGCCCGGCAGGTCCCGTCGTACGACGCCGCGGAGTTCGCCGAGGCCGGTCCGCCGGCCGCGGGCGTACCGGGCTTTCCGGGGCGATGGAGACCCGGCGACCGATGA
- a CDS encoding cytochrome P450 family protein has protein sequence MQNPSVPVVLDPSGQDLHGEAARLRRLGAVVQVALPGGVHAWSVNRGDLIKQVLAEPRVSKDAYRHWPAWINGEVDDSWPLAMWVSVRSMLTAYGEEHTRLRKLVAGAFTARRTVDLRPRIAEITDELLTRLEGLPSAQPVDIRKEFAYELPIRVISETLGLDARERDDLHRVTDVLFTTTTTPETAQKNQAELYGLMNDLVGRKRVHPGTDLTSALITMRDEDGEGLTEKELVDTLLLIIGAGHETTVNLLDHAICALLTHPEQLRLVREGTVTWEAVVHETLRSQAPVANILLRFAVEDLDLDGTVIRAGEPILLALAAAGRDPGAHGRDADTFDATRPTRHEHFSFGHGVHHCLGRPLAMSEATIALPALFERFPHLELAVEPRELGLFESFISSGHTELPVLLSPRS, from the coding sequence GTGCAGAATCCGTCCGTTCCCGTGGTGCTCGACCCCTCCGGCCAGGACCTTCACGGCGAGGCGGCCCGGCTGAGGCGACTCGGCGCCGTCGTCCAAGTCGCCCTGCCGGGAGGCGTGCACGCCTGGTCGGTGAACCGGGGCGACCTGATCAAGCAGGTGCTGGCCGAGCCGCGGGTGTCCAAGGACGCCTACCGTCACTGGCCCGCGTGGATCAACGGCGAGGTCGACGACTCGTGGCCGCTGGCCATGTGGGTGTCGGTGCGCAGCATGCTCACCGCCTACGGCGAGGAGCACACCAGGCTGCGCAAGCTGGTCGCCGGCGCCTTCACCGCCCGGCGCACGGTGGACCTCAGACCACGCATAGCCGAGATCACCGATGAGCTGCTGACCCGGCTGGAAGGGCTGCCGTCGGCCCAACCCGTCGACATCCGCAAGGAGTTCGCCTACGAGCTGCCCATCCGGGTGATCTCCGAGACGCTCGGCCTGGACGCCCGTGAGCGCGACGACCTCCACCGGGTCACGGACGTGCTGTTCACCACCACCACGACTCCGGAGACGGCCCAGAAGAACCAGGCCGAGCTGTACGGGCTGATGAACGACCTCGTCGGGCGCAAGCGCGTCCACCCGGGCACCGATCTCACCAGCGCCCTGATCACCATGCGCGACGAGGACGGGGAGGGACTGACGGAGAAGGAACTCGTGGACACCCTCCTGCTGATCATCGGGGCGGGGCACGAGACGACCGTCAACCTCCTGGATCACGCCATCTGCGCCCTGCTCACCCATCCCGAGCAGCTCCGGCTGGTGCGGGAGGGGACCGTCACCTGGGAAGCGGTGGTCCACGAGACGCTGCGCTCCCAGGCACCGGTGGCCAACATCCTGCTCCGGTTCGCCGTCGAGGACCTCGACCTCGACGGCACCGTGATCCGCGCGGGGGAGCCGATCCTGCTCGCGCTCGCCGCCGCCGGCCGCGACCCCGGCGCACACGGACGCGACGCGGACACCTTCGACGCCACCCGCCCCACGCGCCACGAGCACTTCTCCTTCGGCCACGGCGTCCACCACTGCCTGGGCCGCCCGCTGGCCATGAGCGAGGCGACGATCGCGCTGCCCGCCCTCTTCGAGCGGTTCCCGCACCTCGAACTGGCCGTCGAGCCTCGCGAGCTGGGGCTGTTCGAGTCCTTCATATCCAGCGGCCACACGGAACTTCCGGTGCTGCTGTCACCCCGTTCATGA
- a CDS encoding DNA primase family protein translates to MTPDDNALFDAQAVAAQILAQPGAQLPRQAVEPRHGTGGDGEATADGLLPDTLSDRGNAKLFVKLYSNDYRHVPGLGWYRWDSTRWQIDEDDTVMWAAGDLAESLATDDPRGAHSASALQQHRRRALSTSGMNAMLTQARSAPGMVLNAARLDADPYALCTPAGIVDLRTGLIRTPDPDKDFHSRSTTAGPQAMPTPRWDRFLTDTFGDGPEGAEMIDFLHLLLGYSITGDVGGQVMPFLFGSGKNGKSVLLDVLMKLVGDYADAAPPGFLMARPYEGHPTDLAELHGRRVIVCSEVKPGDRFDEARVKLLTGGDRIKARRMRQDFFSFQPTHKLWLLGNHRPEVGTGGFAFWRRMRLIPFERVVSDDRKIDNLADMLVTEEGPGILNWLILGARRYLRGEKDLAGPERVRIATTAYAETEDHTGRFLSEECCIGPDLRAEQAQLYAAYKTWCQNEGAPAISSRAFAARVREVVGLASPKEMILSNQRKYYPGIGLVADEETA, encoded by the coding sequence GTGACCCCCGACGACAACGCGCTCTTCGACGCCCAGGCGGTCGCCGCGCAGATCCTCGCCCAGCCCGGCGCCCAGCTGCCCCGGCAGGCCGTCGAGCCCCGGCACGGCACGGGCGGGGACGGGGAGGCCACTGCTGACGGGCTGCTGCCGGACACCCTCAGCGACCGTGGCAACGCCAAACTGTTCGTCAAGCTGTACTCCAACGACTACCGGCACGTGCCCGGCCTCGGCTGGTACCGCTGGGACAGCACCCGCTGGCAGATCGACGAGGACGACACGGTGATGTGGGCCGCGGGGGACCTGGCCGAGTCCCTGGCGACCGACGACCCGCGCGGCGCCCACAGCGCCTCGGCGCTGCAGCAGCACCGCCGGCGCGCGCTGAGCACCAGTGGCATGAACGCGATGCTCACCCAGGCCAGGTCCGCGCCGGGCATGGTGCTCAACGCCGCTCGGCTGGACGCCGACCCCTACGCGCTGTGCACCCCGGCCGGCATCGTCGACCTGCGCACCGGTCTGATCCGTACGCCCGACCCGGACAAGGACTTCCACTCCCGCTCCACCACCGCGGGCCCGCAGGCGATGCCGACCCCGCGCTGGGACCGGTTCCTCACCGACACCTTCGGCGACGGGCCCGAGGGCGCGGAAATGATCGACTTCCTGCATCTGCTGCTGGGCTACTCCATCACCGGGGACGTCGGCGGCCAGGTGATGCCGTTCCTGTTCGGCTCCGGCAAGAACGGCAAGTCGGTGCTCCTGGACGTGCTGATGAAGCTCGTCGGCGACTACGCGGACGCCGCGCCGCCCGGGTTCCTGATGGCCCGGCCCTACGAGGGGCATCCGACCGACCTGGCCGAGCTGCACGGGCGGCGGGTCATCGTGTGCAGCGAGGTCAAGCCGGGGGACCGGTTCGACGAGGCGCGGGTGAAGCTGCTGACCGGCGGCGACCGGATCAAGGCGCGGCGGATGCGGCAGGACTTCTTCAGCTTCCAGCCCACCCACAAGCTCTGGCTGCTCGGCAACCACCGGCCCGAGGTGGGCACCGGCGGCTTCGCCTTCTGGCGCCGGATGCGGCTGATCCCGTTCGAGCGGGTCGTGTCCGACGACCGCAAGATCGACAACCTGGCGGACATGCTGGTCACCGAGGAAGGGCCGGGCATCCTCAACTGGCTGATCCTGGGCGCCCGCCGCTATCTGAGGGGCGAGAAGGACCTCGCCGGTCCGGAGCGGGTGCGCATCGCCACCACCGCGTACGCGGAGACCGAGGACCACACCGGGCGGTTCCTGTCGGAGGAGTGCTGTATCGGGCCGGATCTGAGAGCGGAACAGGCCCAGCTCTACGCGGCCTACAAGACGTGGTGTCAAAATGAGGGGGCTCCGGCGATATCGTCCCGGGCCTTCGCGGCGCGGGTCCGAGAGGTGGTGGGGCTGGCGTCTCCGAAGGAGATGATCCTGTCCAACCAGCGCAAGTACTACCCGGGCATCGGACTGGTCGCCGACGAGGAGACAGCATGA
- a CDS encoding acyl carrier protein, which translates to MASAPWNSTFETVLQRGLPGLGKDKAPVADEPLETYGLDSLALIGIVSALESSFGISLAGQVVVPVRSLTAGQLWGIVSAALQPAWDTLRPASRRAPQGPSPWAIA; encoded by the coding sequence ATGGCCTCAGCACCGTGGAACTCGACGTTCGAGACCGTCCTCCAGCGCGGCCTGCCCGGGCTGGGCAAGGACAAGGCGCCCGTGGCCGATGAGCCTCTGGAGACCTACGGCCTGGACTCCCTGGCCCTCATCGGCATCGTCAGCGCACTGGAGTCCTCGTTCGGTATCAGCCTCGCCGGCCAGGTCGTCGTACCCGTCCGCAGCCTGACCGCCGGTCAGCTGTGGGGCATCGTCTCGGCCGCGCTCCAGCCCGCCTGGGACACCTTGCGCCCTGCCTCCCGCCGCGCCCCCCAGGGCCCTAGCCCCTGGGCCATCGCCTGA